A window of Bradyrhizobium sp. AZCC 1610 contains these coding sequences:
- the eno gene encoding phosphopyruvate hydratase: protein MTAIVDIIGREILDSRGNPTVEVDVVLEDGSVGRAAVPSGASTGAHEAVELRDGDRKRYLGKGVQKAVEAVNGEIFEALSDQAVEEQVQIDQIMIDLDGTPNKSRLGANAILGVSLACAKAAAESFDMPLYRYVGGTSARTLPVPMMNIINGGMHADNPIDFQEFMILPVGAASFAEALRCGSEIFHTLRGELKKAGHNTNVGDEGGFAPNIPSADAALDFVVSAIGKAGYKAGSDVMLGLDCAATEFFKDGAYVYGGENKTRSRSEQAKYLADLVSRYPIVSIEDGMSEDDMDGWKELTDLIGKKCQLVGDDLFVTNVTRLADGIKNGRANSILIKVNQIGTLTETLASVEMAHKAGYTSVMSHRSGETEDSTIADLAVATNCGQIKTGSLARSDRTAKYNQLLRIEQQLGAQAIYAGKAVFKALA from the coding sequence ATGACCGCCATCGTCGACATCATTGGCCGCGAAATTCTCGATAGCCGGGGCAATCCCACCGTTGAAGTCGATGTGGTGCTCGAAGACGGCTCGGTCGGCCGTGCCGCGGTGCCATCGGGTGCCTCCACTGGCGCGCATGAGGCGGTCGAGCTGCGGGACGGCGACAGGAAGCGTTATCTCGGCAAGGGCGTGCAGAAGGCGGTCGAGGCGGTCAACGGCGAAATCTTCGAGGCGCTGAGCGATCAGGCCGTCGAGGAACAGGTCCAGATCGACCAGATCATGATCGATCTCGACGGCACCCCGAACAAGAGCCGGCTTGGCGCCAACGCCATCCTCGGCGTCTCGCTGGCCTGTGCCAAGGCTGCGGCGGAATCCTTCGACATGCCGCTCTATCGCTATGTCGGCGGCACCTCGGCGCGGACGCTGCCGGTGCCGATGATGAACATCATCAATGGCGGCATGCATGCCGACAACCCGATCGATTTCCAGGAATTCATGATCCTGCCGGTCGGGGCGGCGAGCTTCGCCGAAGCGCTGCGCTGCGGCTCGGAAATCTTCCACACGCTGCGGGGCGAGCTGAAAAAAGCCGGCCACAACACCAATGTCGGCGACGAGGGCGGCTTTGCGCCGAACATTCCGTCGGCGGACGCAGCCCTCGATTTCGTGGTGAGCGCGATCGGCAAGGCCGGCTACAAGGCAGGCAGCGACGTGATGCTCGGCCTCGATTGCGCGGCGACCGAGTTCTTCAAGGACGGCGCTTACGTCTATGGCGGCGAGAACAAGACGCGCTCGCGCTCTGAGCAGGCGAAATATCTCGCCGATCTCGTCTCGCGTTATCCGATCGTCTCGATCGAGGACGGCATGTCCGAGGACGACATGGACGGCTGGAAGGAATTGACCGATTTGATCGGCAAGAAGTGCCAGCTGGTCGGCGACGATCTGTTCGTCACCAACGTCACGCGGCTTGCCGACGGCATCAAGAATGGCCGCGCCAACTCGATCCTGATCAAGGTCAACCAGATCGGCACGCTGACGGAGACGCTCGCCTCGGTGGAGATGGCCCACAAGGCCGGCTACACCTCCGTGATGTCGCATCGTTCGGGCGAGACCGAAGACTCCACCATCGCCGACCTCGCGGTCGCCACCAATTGCGGACAGATCAAGACCGGATCATTGGCGCGCTCCGACCGCACGGCCAAGTACAACCAGCTCCTGCGTATCGAACAGCAACTCGGCGCGCAGGCAATATATGCGGGCAAGGCAGTTTTCAAGGCACTGGCGTAA
- a CDS encoding Vgb family protein yields MNRRQFLGTTAAGILAAPALLRHASAQEGPFRVKYYPVKAGMGSRDTTPAPDGTIWFCGQRNGTLGRLDPRDGSYKLVDLGKGAAPHGVIIGPDGAPWVTEGGQNAIARVDPADHKVTLFRLPEKEAYANLNTGVFDKAGIYWFTGQSGIYGRLDPKSGDMTVFKSPRGRGTYGMTVTPKGDIWYASLGGNHIAKIDTATGNATVVEPPTPNQGARRVWSDSKGRIWVSEWNSGNVSVHDPADGSWKAWKLPGSNPRTYAVYVDDKDKVWATDFGANAIVRFDPVTEKFNAFPSDKSGANVRQLDGRPGETWGGESGNDRLVVIQTVA; encoded by the coding sequence ATGAATCGCCGCCAGTTTCTTGGAACCACCGCCGCTGGAATCCTGGCCGCGCCCGCCCTCCTGCGCCACGCGAGCGCCCAGGAAGGCCCGTTCCGCGTCAAATATTATCCGGTCAAAGCGGGCATGGGCTCGCGCGACACCACCCCTGCCCCCGACGGCACGATCTGGTTCTGCGGCCAGCGCAATGGCACGCTGGGGCGGCTCGATCCGCGCGACGGCTCCTACAAGCTCGTGGATCTCGGCAAGGGCGCGGCGCCCCATGGCGTCATCATCGGCCCTGATGGCGCTCCCTGGGTAACCGAGGGCGGACAGAATGCAATCGCGCGCGTCGACCCCGCCGATCATAAGGTGACGCTGTTCCGCCTGCCCGAAAAAGAGGCTTATGCCAACCTGAACACCGGCGTGTTCGACAAAGCCGGCATCTACTGGTTTACCGGCCAATCCGGCATCTATGGCCGGCTCGATCCGAAATCGGGCGACATGACCGTATTCAAATCGCCGCGCGGGCGCGGCACCTACGGCATGACCGTCACGCCAAAGGGCGACATCTGGTACGCCTCGCTCGGCGGCAACCACATCGCCAAAATCGACACCGCTACCGGCAACGCCACCGTGGTCGAGCCGCCGACGCCGAATCAGGGCGCACGGCGCGTGTGGTCGGATTCCAAGGGCCGCATCTGGGTCAGCGAATGGAACAGCGGCAATGTGTCGGTTCACGATCCTGCCGACGGCTCCTGGAAAGCGTGGAAGCTGCCCGGCAGCAATCCGCGCACCTATGCCGTCTATGTCGACGACAAGGACAAGGTCTGGGCCACCGATTTCGGCGCCAATGCGATCGTGCGCTTCGATCCGGTGACGGAAAAATTCAACGCATTCCCCAGCGACAAATCGGGCGCGAATGTGCGCCAGCTCGACGGCCGGCCCGGCGAAACCTGGGGCGGCGAATCCGGCAATGACCGCCTGGTCGTGATACAGACGGTCGCGTGA
- a CDS encoding c-type cytochrome: MKSFAVLLLLSLLLPAAAAAEENGVRAFAPCRACHSLDPAERGLPGPNLSGLIGRVVAGNTDFDYSPVLRKARDEGLRWDAKRLEIFLADPAAMFPGLWMSMRGIEDAAERQALVRFLEDPASR; encoded by the coding sequence GTGAAGTCCTTCGCGGTCCTGCTGCTGTTGTCCCTTCTGCTGCCCGCTGCCGCCGCCGCGGAGGAAAACGGCGTGCGGGCGTTCGCGCCCTGCCGCGCCTGCCACAGCCTCGATCCCGCCGAGCGCGGCCTGCCCGGTCCCAACCTCTCCGGGCTGATCGGCCGCGTCGTGGCTGGCAACACCGATTTCGATTACTCGCCGGTGCTGCGCAAGGCCCGCGACGAAGGACTGCGTTGGGATGCGAAGCGCCTGGAGATCTTCCTCGCCGATCCGGCCGCGATGTTTCCGGGATTGTGGATGTCGATGCGCGGGATCGAGGACGCCGCCGAGCGGCAGGCGCTGGTGCGGTTTCTCGAAGACCCCGCCTCGCGCTGA
- a CDS encoding FkbM family methyltransferase encodes MGTRPGRRALSRPGLGTPSVRAWLERLLRAGIFRRRLNREINGRDNDDCIDRRCRRFTAEKNSRTIDATDWSIAGHRSSACSQHQVREAAMIARKTARFLLKYASSDPLKLADIVHRRAIEQFRTPPTGLATTRFNGVHYEIDMSLHRLMKKYFFHTHEMFLERIFKRCLAPGNIFVDIGANCGYWSAYSLSLVGQSGEVHAFEPVPQYFTFVRRLAELNPGYRIVANQLACGARPGAFTMAVVAPRAENFDNYDINIGSSSLATGFLDHASELTENLTVEVIAFDSYARERKIDLDRVGLIKIDVEGFESEVFDGMQGVLAKSGRKVPILCEVLTDLNRPEPLDGRRIIERLEDCGYRCLDATHLRPIDRNALGFEENILCL; translated from the coding sequence GTGGGTACCCGACCAGGGCGTCGCGCCCTATCGCGGCCGGGGTTAGGCACGCCAAGCGTTCGGGCATGGCTTGAACGCCTTCTGCGCGCGGGAATTTTCAGAAGACGCCTCAATAGAGAAATAAACGGCCGCGACAATGATGATTGCATAGATCGCAGGTGCAGAAGATTCACGGCTGAGAAAAACTCTCGAACGATTGACGCCACAGATTGGTCAATTGCCGGCCACAGATCGTCCGCATGTTCGCAACATCAAGTTCGTGAGGCCGCCATGATTGCTCGGAAGACCGCGCGCTTCCTCCTGAAATATGCATCGAGCGATCCGCTCAAGCTTGCCGATATCGTACACCGCCGCGCGATCGAGCAGTTCAGGACGCCGCCGACGGGCCTCGCGACCACGCGCTTCAACGGCGTGCATTACGAGATCGATATGTCATTGCATAGGTTGATGAAGAAGTACTTTTTCCATACCCACGAAATGTTTCTCGAACGTATCTTCAAGCGCTGCCTGGCTCCCGGCAATATCTTCGTCGATATCGGCGCCAATTGCGGCTACTGGTCGGCCTATAGCTTGTCACTCGTGGGCCAGAGCGGCGAGGTGCACGCCTTCGAGCCGGTGCCGCAATATTTCACCTTTGTCCGACGGCTCGCGGAGCTCAATCCCGGTTATCGGATCGTCGCCAATCAGCTTGCCTGCGGCGCGCGGCCTGGCGCCTTCACGATGGCCGTCGTCGCGCCACGCGCGGAGAATTTCGACAATTACGATATCAATATCGGGTCGAGCTCACTTGCTACCGGCTTCCTCGATCACGCCAGCGAGCTCACGGAAAATTTGACGGTTGAGGTTATCGCCTTCGATAGTTATGCACGCGAGCGGAAAATCGATCTCGATCGCGTTGGCCTTATCAAGATCGACGTCGAAGGTTTCGAGTCTGAGGTCTTCGACGGCATGCAAGGCGTGCTGGCAAAGAGCGGTCGCAAAGTGCCGATCCTGTGCGAGGTCCTCACCGATCTGAATCGCCCCGAGCCGCTGGACGGCAGACGGATCATTGAACGCCTTGAGGATTGTGGCTACCGCTGCCTCGATGCCACGCATTTGCGACCGATCGATCGTAATGCGCTTGGTTTTGAAGAGAACATTCTCTGCCTTTGA
- a CDS encoding tetratricopeptide repeat protein: MRKSLLGFTVAALTLSTSQPLLAQDDVDQQLGQVHFKTSCNDVAQRRFDRAMRYQHSYWYINAKEVFDEVIKADPTCAMAYWGIALTLMDNPHAAIPRPNLAPGLAAITKAKEMGAKTERERDYIDALMVMYADYDKVPHAQRMRALRDAQAKVAAKYPDDDEAQIAYAITLNTSADLNDKTYAQQAKGAAILEPMSVRLPKHPGVTHYLIHLYDYPATAQKGLDAANRYAKIAPAAPHAQHMPSHIYTRVGYWKESIASNTASVKAAKAEKSVGNYLHAQDYMVYAHLQLAQDQQARAVMNDMMSETDFKATVAAADYALAASPARYAIERGDWDAASQLSVRPSGLNFAMATSHFARALGAARSGKPEAAKADVQKLAELRDKLREAKDNYWSEIVDIQRQVAVAWVLHAEGKYDEALKAMSAAAEAEDKTEKHVITPGPLAPARELYGFMLLDRNMAKEALAAFEATKAKEPNRFQAYAGSAKAADTLGDKAAARRNYQQLVELTANADAERPEVAAAKKYLASN; the protein is encoded by the coding sequence ATGCGGAAGTCTCTCCTCGGGTTTACCGTTGCAGCTCTTACCCTATCGACATCCCAGCCGCTGCTTGCACAGGACGATGTGGATCAGCAGCTCGGTCAAGTGCATTTTAAAACCTCTTGCAACGACGTCGCGCAGCGTCGCTTCGATCGCGCGATGCGCTATCAGCACTCCTACTGGTACATCAACGCCAAAGAGGTCTTTGACGAAGTCATCAAGGCTGACCCCACATGTGCCATGGCATATTGGGGCATCGCGCTCACGCTGATGGACAACCCGCATGCCGCAATCCCGCGGCCGAATCTCGCGCCCGGCCTTGCTGCTATCACGAAGGCCAAGGAAATGGGGGCCAAGACTGAGCGCGAACGCGACTACATCGATGCGCTTATGGTGATGTACGCGGATTACGACAAAGTTCCCCACGCCCAGCGCATGCGCGCCTTGCGGGATGCGCAAGCGAAAGTCGCAGCGAAATATCCAGACGACGACGAGGCTCAGATCGCCTACGCGATCACGCTCAACACGTCGGCGGATCTGAATGACAAAACCTACGCACAGCAGGCCAAGGGCGCCGCTATTCTGGAGCCAATGTCCGTACGGCTGCCGAAGCATCCAGGCGTAACGCACTACCTGATCCATCTCTATGATTATCCGGCGACCGCACAAAAAGGTCTCGACGCCGCCAACCGTTACGCCAAGATCGCGCCGGCCGCGCCGCACGCCCAGCACATGCCGTCACACATTTACACCCGCGTCGGCTACTGGAAGGAATCGATCGCCTCCAACACTGCCTCCGTAAAAGCAGCCAAGGCCGAAAAATCGGTGGGCAATTATCTGCACGCGCAGGATTATATGGTTTATGCCCACCTTCAACTTGCCCAAGACCAGCAGGCGCGTGCCGTCATGAACGACATGATGAGCGAGACCGACTTCAAGGCCACGGTCGCGGCAGCCGACTACGCGCTGGCGGCTTCGCCGGCCCGTTATGCGATCGAGCGCGGCGACTGGGACGCCGCCTCCCAACTGTCTGTCAGGCCAAGCGGCCTGAACTTTGCGATGGCAACCTCACACTTCGCCCGTGCCCTCGGCGCCGCACGCTCCGGCAAGCCGGAAGCCGCCAAGGCCGACGTCCAAAAGCTCGCGGAATTGCGCGACAAGTTGCGCGAAGCCAAGGATAATTATTGGTCGGAGATCGTCGACATCCAGCGTCAGGTGGCCGTTGCCTGGGTGCTTCACGCAGAGGGCAAATACGACGAAGCTCTCAAGGCCATGAGCGCTGCAGCGGAGGCTGAGGACAAGACCGAAAAGCATGTGATCACGCCAGGCCCGCTGGCGCCGGCGCGGGAGCTTTACGGCTTCATGCTGCTCGATCGCAACATGGCCAAGGAGGCGCTTGCGGCCTTCGAGGCCACCAAGGCCAAGGAGCCGAACCGCTTCCAAGCCTATGCAGGCTCCGCCAAGGCCGCCGACACGCTCGGTGACAAGGCTGCCGCACGACGCAACTATCAGCAACTCGTGGAGCTGACGGCGAATGCCGACGCGGAACGGCCAGAAGTCGCGGCGGCGAAGAAGTATCTCGCCAGCAACTAG
- a CDS encoding HlyD family secretion protein, with protein sequence MFELLLCSLLTIFPDYLYRRYRQGKRLGKEITLYSVWFELRYGIISCLMLTVALITMIFYYHPSTNSATLYYRTVPIVPEITGRVAEVKVDVSAPVKQGDVLFRLDSAKQEASLQTARRKIAEVDAAMLSAQADILKAEGQLQEAKGALQQATDELDTKRELQKRNPGIVPQRDIEKLEVAAAGRQGSLDAATASKQSAMTRLSALLPAEKASAEAALAEAQVDLDKTFIRAGVDGRVEQFALRPGDIVNPMIRSAGVLIPEGAGRRALMAGFGQIEAQVMKAGMVAEVTCISKPWTIIPMVVTSVQDYIAAGQFRGGEQLVEAQQVVRPGTILVFMEPIYTGGLEGVTPGSSCVANAYTSNHELISSGKVGSFKSFGLHVVDATGLVHAMLLRIQALLLPIKTLVLSGH encoded by the coding sequence ATGTTTGAGCTGCTCCTCTGTTCGCTGCTGACGATCTTCCCGGATTATCTCTATCGCCGTTACCGGCAGGGCAAACGCCTCGGCAAGGAGATCACGCTGTATTCGGTCTGGTTCGAACTGCGATATGGCATCATCTCCTGTCTGATGCTCACCGTCGCGCTGATCACGATGATCTTCTACTATCATCCGTCGACCAATTCGGCGACGTTGTACTACCGGACCGTTCCGATCGTTCCCGAAATCACCGGCCGGGTGGCCGAGGTGAAGGTCGACGTCAGCGCGCCCGTCAAGCAGGGCGATGTGCTGTTCAGGCTCGACAGCGCCAAGCAGGAAGCGTCGCTGCAGACCGCGAGGCGGAAGATTGCCGAAGTCGATGCCGCGATGCTGTCGGCGCAGGCCGATATCCTGAAGGCGGAAGGCCAGCTTCAGGAAGCAAAAGGCGCGCTCCAGCAGGCAACGGACGAACTCGACACCAAGCGCGAGCTGCAGAAACGCAATCCCGGCATCGTGCCGCAACGCGACATCGAAAAGCTCGAAGTGGCCGCCGCCGGTCGCCAGGGCAGCCTCGATGCCGCGACCGCTTCCAAACAGTCCGCGATGACGCGACTAAGCGCGCTTCTCCCGGCGGAGAAGGCAAGCGCGGAGGCGGCGCTGGCCGAAGCGCAGGTCGATCTGGACAAGACCTTTATTCGCGCCGGTGTGGACGGGCGGGTCGAGCAGTTCGCACTGAGGCCGGGTGATATCGTCAATCCAATGATACGGTCGGCAGGCGTTCTGATTCCGGAGGGTGCAGGACGCCGTGCTCTCATGGCAGGGTTTGGGCAGATCGAGGCTCAGGTCATGAAGGCCGGAATGGTGGCCGAGGTCACCTGCATTTCCAAGCCATGGACGATCATTCCGATGGTGGTTACCAGCGTCCAGGACTACATCGCGGCGGGCCAGTTCAGGGGCGGCGAGCAACTGGTCGAGGCGCAGCAGGTCGTGCGTCCGGGCACCATTCTCGTTTTCATGGAGCCGATCTACACGGGTGGGCTGGAAGGCGTGACGCCTGGCAGCAGCTGCGTCGCCAATGCCTACACCAGCAACCACGAACTGATCTCGTCAGGGAAGGTCGGCTCGTTCAAAAGCTTTGGGTTGCATGTCGTCGATGCGACCGGACTCGTGCACGCGATGCTGCTACGGATTCAGGCCCTGCTGCTGCCGATCAAGACCCTGGTGCTGAGCGGGCATTGA
- a CDS encoding MFS transporter translates to MPPALNIIALATFSAALSARALDPVLPHVAEDFSVSIATAASFAAAFAFTFAIIQPVLGAVADMFGKARLMVVCLALLGLANILGAVATSFPLLFASRILAGIGSGGVFPIALGLTSDLVGAEKRQIAIGRTLAGAMTGNLLGASVSGLIGDFLGWRGVLAVLGLIVVVASIVVAVGFRGAALTRPPRTSLSALKQGYRTIFTNPNARICYGAVFIEGCCVLGLFPFIAAFLFELGETSLSIAGIVIAGFAVGGLFYTLTVSRFLPRIGVNGMMIGGATLVGVQLIAMAMGPEWRLQTLSLVFMGWGFYMIHGSLQVFASELSAEARATALSLHAFFFFMGQTIGPIAYGFGIQHAGKVPTLLAAAAVMIALGFVCAKLLRQTRPADAKAA, encoded by the coding sequence ATGCCGCCGGCGCTCAATATCATTGCGCTTGCGACCTTTTCGGCAGCCCTGTCCGCCCGCGCGCTCGACCCGGTGTTGCCGCATGTGGCCGAGGATTTTTCGGTCAGCATCGCGACCGCCGCCAGTTTCGCCGCCGCTTTCGCCTTCACCTTTGCCATCATCCAGCCGGTGCTGGGCGCCGTCGCCGACATGTTCGGCAAGGCTCGCCTGATGGTCGTCTGCCTGGCGCTGCTGGGCCTTGCCAACATTCTCGGTGCGGTGGCGACGTCGTTCCCGTTGTTGTTTGCGTCCCGCATTCTGGCCGGTATCGGCTCGGGCGGCGTGTTTCCGATCGCGCTGGGGCTGACCAGCGATCTCGTCGGGGCTGAGAAGCGGCAGATCGCGATCGGGCGCACGCTGGCCGGCGCCATGACCGGTAATTTGCTGGGTGCCTCGGTGTCCGGCCTGATCGGAGACTTTCTCGGCTGGCGCGGCGTGCTCGCCGTGCTGGGTCTGATTGTCGTGGTGGCCTCGATTGTGGTGGCTGTTGGATTTCGCGGCGCGGCGTTGACGCGCCCACCGCGAACCAGCCTGTCAGCCCTCAAGCAAGGCTATCGCACGATTTTCACCAACCCGAACGCGCGCATTTGCTACGGGGCGGTGTTCATCGAAGGCTGCTGCGTGCTCGGACTGTTTCCGTTCATCGCGGCCTTCCTGTTCGAGCTCGGCGAAACCTCGCTGTCGATCGCCGGCATCGTCATCGCGGGCTTCGCCGTCGGCGGGCTGTTCTACACCCTGACGGTGTCGCGTTTTCTGCCGAGGATCGGCGTCAACGGGATGATGATCGGCGGCGCGACACTGGTCGGCGTGCAGCTCATTGCGATGGCGATGGGGCCGGAATGGAGGCTGCAAACGCTCAGCCTGGTTTTCATGGGCTGGGGGTTCTACATGATCCACGGCAGCCTGCAGGTCTTCGCCAGCGAATTGTCGGCGGAAGCACGCGCCACCGCGCTGTCGCTGCACGCGTTCTTTTTCTTCATGGGCCAGACCATCGGCCCGATCGCCTATGGTTTCGGTATCCAGCACGCCGGCAAGGTCCCGACCTTGCTTGCCGCGGCGGCCGTCATGATCGCGCTCGGCTTTGTTTGCGCAAAACTGCTGCGCCAGACGCGGCCGGCGGATGCGAAAGCGGCCTAG
- the kdsA gene encoding 3-deoxy-8-phosphooctulonate synthase: MNVNLQAAPVVTVGSVKFGNDLPISIIAGPCQLESRAHALEVASALKEIAGRLKIGLVYKTSFDKANRSSGSAPRGIGLAQALPIFAEIRSSLGLSVLTDVHEPPQCAEVAQAVDVLQIPAYLCRQTDLLLAAAATGKAVNVKKGQFLAPWDMANVVTKITGGGNPNVLVTERGASFGYNTLVSDMRALPIMARTGAPVIFDATHSVQQPGGKGASSGGEREFVPVLARAAVAVGVAGVFIETHPDPDRAPSDGPNMVPLREFEALVKNLMDFDALSKRDATQ; encoded by the coding sequence TTGAACGTGAATCTCCAGGCAGCCCCGGTCGTCACTGTTGGATCGGTCAAATTCGGCAACGACTTGCCGATTTCGATCATTGCCGGACCGTGCCAACTGGAGAGCCGCGCGCACGCGCTCGAAGTGGCGAGTGCGCTGAAGGAGATCGCCGGTCGGCTCAAGATCGGCCTCGTCTACAAGACCTCCTTCGACAAGGCTAACCGCAGCAGCGGATCGGCTCCGCGCGGCATTGGCCTGGCGCAGGCGCTACCGATTTTCGCAGAGATCCGCTCGTCGCTGGGATTATCTGTCCTCACCGACGTGCATGAACCTCCGCAATGCGCCGAAGTTGCGCAAGCGGTCGACGTGCTGCAGATCCCGGCATATCTGTGCCGGCAAACCGATCTCCTGCTGGCAGCCGCCGCGACCGGCAAAGCCGTCAATGTCAAGAAGGGCCAGTTCCTCGCGCCGTGGGACATGGCCAACGTCGTCACCAAAATCACCGGCGGCGGTAACCCGAACGTGCTTGTCACCGAACGCGGGGCGTCGTTTGGCTACAACACGCTGGTCTCTGACATGCGCGCGCTGCCGATCATGGCGCGCACAGGCGCGCCCGTCATTTTCGACGCCACCCATTCGGTGCAGCAGCCGGGCGGGAAGGGGGCGTCGTCGGGCGGCGAGCGCGAATTCGTGCCCGTGCTGGCGCGCGCCGCGGTGGCCGTCGGCGTCGCCGGCGTGTTCATCGAGACCCATCCCGATCCCGATCGCGCTCCGTCGGACGGACCCAACATGGTGCCGCTGCGCGAGTTCGAGGCGTTGGTGAAGAATTTGATGGACTTCGACGCGCTTTCGAAGCGCGACGCAACACAATGA
- a CDS encoding NIPSNAP family protein produces the protein MIMEMRVYRCLPGRLPALMKRFDTLTLKLWDKHGIKQAGFFTTLIGTSNQELTYFVAWDSLADREKKWTAFQSDPDWIAGRAKSEEDGQIIDNIVSQLLVPTAFSAVK, from the coding sequence ATGATCATGGAAATGCGCGTCTATCGTTGCCTGCCAGGCCGCCTGCCAGCGCTGATGAAGCGGTTCGATACGCTGACGCTGAAATTGTGGGACAAGCACGGCATCAAGCAGGCCGGCTTCTTCACCACACTGATCGGCACCTCCAATCAGGAACTGACCTATTTCGTCGCGTGGGATTCGCTCGCCGATCGCGAAAAGAAATGGACCGCATTCCAGAGCGATCCCGACTGGATCGCCGGCCGCGCCAAGAGCGAGGAGGACGGCCAGATCATCGATAACATCGTCAGCCAGTTGCTGGTGCCCACGGCGTTTTCGGCGGTAAAATAG
- a CDS encoding CTP synthase, with protein sequence MARYIFITGGVVSSLGKGLASAALGALLQARGYKVRLRKLDPYLNLDPGTMSPYQHGEVFVTDDGAETDLDLGHYERFTGRPATKADNITTGRIYQDIITKERRGDYLGATIQVVPHVTNAIKEFVLSGNDEYDFVLVEIGGTVGDIEGLPFFEAIRQLKNELPRDHAVYIHLTLLPFIPSAGELKTKPTQHSVKELRSIGIQPDILLCRTDREIPKEERRKLGLFCNVRESAVIEARDVDNIYAVPEAYHVAGLDDEVLAAFGITPKIPPALQSWNVINERVRNPEGAVTIAIVGKYTGMKDAYKSLIEALSHGGIANKVKVNLDWIESEVFENEDPAPFLEHVNGILVPGGFGQRGAEGKIRAAQFARVRDVPYFGICFGMQMAVIEAARNLVGIEEANSTEFGPTPEPLVGLMTEWLRGNELEKRSKSGDLGGTMRLGAYPAALKRGSRVSAVYGGATEISERHRHRYEVNTAYKDRLEQHGLRFSGLSPDGVLPEIVEYEDHPWFIGVQFHPELKSRPFEPHPLFASFIQAAVVQSRLV encoded by the coding sequence ATGGCGCGGTACATATTCATCACCGGCGGCGTGGTTTCTTCGCTCGGAAAGGGTCTGGCTTCGGCGGCACTCGGTGCCCTGCTGCAGGCTCGCGGGTACAAGGTCCGTCTCCGCAAACTCGACCCCTATCTCAACCTCGATCCCGGAACGATGTCGCCGTATCAGCACGGCGAAGTGTTCGTGACCGACGACGGCGCCGAGACCGATCTCGATCTCGGCCATTACGAGCGCTTCACGGGGCGTCCGGCCACCAAGGCCGACAACATCACCACCGGGCGTATCTATCAGGACATCATCACCAAGGAACGCCGTGGCGATTATCTCGGCGCGACTATTCAGGTGGTTCCGCACGTCACCAACGCAATCAAGGAATTCGTGCTCTCGGGCAACGACGAATACGATTTCGTGCTGGTCGAGATTGGCGGCACCGTCGGCGACATCGAAGGCCTCCCGTTCTTCGAAGCGATCCGTCAGCTCAAGAACGAGCTGCCGCGCGACCATGCGGTCTATATTCATCTGACGCTGCTGCCGTTCATTCCGAGCGCGGGCGAGCTCAAGACCAAGCCGACCCAGCATTCGGTGAAGGAACTGCGTTCGATCGGCATCCAGCCGGATATTTTGCTGTGCCGCACCGACCGTGAAATCCCGAAGGAAGAGCGGCGCAAGCTCGGCCTGTTCTGCAACGTGCGCGAAAGTGCGGTGATCGAGGCGAGGGACGTCGACAATATCTACGCTGTGCCTGAGGCCTATCACGTCGCTGGCCTCGACGATGAGGTGCTGGCCGCGTTCGGCATCACGCCAAAGATTCCGCCGGCGCTGCAGAGCTGGAACGTCATCAACGAACGCGTGCGCAACCCGGAAGGCGCGGTGACCATTGCCATTGTCGGCAAATACACCGGCATGAAGGACGCCTATAAATCGCTGATCGAGGCGCTCTCTCATGGCGGCATCGCCAACAAGGTTAAGGTCAATCTCGACTGGATCGAGAGCGAAGTGTTCGAGAACGAGGACCCGGCGCCGTTCCTCGAGCACGTCAACGGCATCCTGGTCCCGGGCGGCTTCGGCCAGCGCGGCGCGGAAGGCAAGATCCGCGCGGCGCAGTTCGCGCGCGTCCGCGACGTGCCGTATTTCGGCATCTGCTTCGGCATGCAGATGGCGGTGATCGAGGCCGCGCGCAATCTCGTCGGCATCGAGGAAGCGAACTCCACCGAGTTCGGTCCCACTCCCGAACCGCTGGTCGGCTTGATGACGGAATGGCTGCGCGGCAACGAACTGGAGAAACGTTCGAAATCCGGCGACCTCGGCGGCACCATGCGCCTCGGCGCGTATCCTGCGGCGCTGAAGCGCGGCAGCCGCGTCTCGGCAGTCTATGGCGGCGCGACCGAGATTTCCGAGCGCCACCGCCACCGCTACGAGGTGAACACGGCGTACAAGGACCGCCTCGAGCAGCACGGCCTGCGCTTCTCGGGGCTTTCGCCCGACGGCGTGCTGCCGGAGATCGTCGAATACGAGGACCATCCCTGGTTCATCGGCGTGCAGTTCCACCCCGAGCTGAAGTCGCGCCCGTTTGAGCCGCATCCATTGTTTGCGTCGTTCATTCAGGCAGCGGTGGTGCAGAGCCGGCTGGTGTAG